From the genome of Eucalyptus grandis isolate ANBG69807.140 chromosome 2, ASM1654582v1, whole genome shotgun sequence, one region includes:
- the LOC120290390 gene encoding LOW QUALITY PROTEIN: AP-1 complex subunit mu-2-like (The sequence of the model RefSeq protein was modified relative to this genomic sequence to represent the inferred CDS: inserted 1 base in 1 codon), protein MAGAVSALFLLDIKGRVLVWRDYRGDVSAVQAERFFTKLIEKEGDPQSQDPVVYDNGVTYMFIQHSNVYLMVAARQNCNAASLXFFLHRVVDVFKHYFEELEEESLRDNFVVVYELLDEMMDFGYPQYTEAKILSEFIKTDAYRMEVSQRPPMAVTNAVSWRSEGIRYKKNEVFLDVVESVNILVNSNGQIIRSDVVGALKMRTYLSGMPECKLGLNDRVLLEAQGRTTKGKAIDLDDIKFHQCVRLARFENDRTISFIPPDGSFDLMTYRLSTQVKPLIWVEAQVERHSRSRIEIMVKARSQFKERSTATNVEIELPVPADSTNPNVRTSMGSAAYAPENDALVWKIKSFPGGKEYMLRAEFSLPSITAEEATPERKAPIRVKFEIPYFTVSGIQVRYLKIIEKSGYQALPWVRYITMAGEYELRLI, encoded by the exons ATGGCCGGAGCGGTGTCGGCGCTGTTCCTCCTGGACATCAAGGGGCGCGTCCTCGTGTGGCGCGACTACCGCGGCGACGTCTCCGCCGTCCAGGCCGAGCGCTTCTTCACCAAGCTCATCGAGAAGGAG GGTGATCCACAGTCTCAGGATCCGGTCGTGTATGACAATGGCGTCACCTATATGTTTATACAGCATAGCAATGTTTACTTGATGGTAGCGGCACGGCAGAACTGCAATGCTGCCAGCC CTTTTTTCCTACACCGAGTTGTTGAT GTATTCAAGCATTATTTCGAGGAACTAGAGGAGGAATCGCTTAGAGATAACTTTGTAGTTGTG TATGAATTACTCGATGAAATGATGGACTTCGGTTACCCTCAGTATACTGAAGCAAAAATTTTAAGTGAGTTCATCAAGACCGATGCTTATAGGATGGAAGTATCTCAAAGGCCGCCAATGGCTGTAACAAATGCAGTTTCTTGGCGTAGTGAAGGGATACGTTATAAGAAGAATGAA GTATTCTTGGATGTTGTGGAGAGTGTCAATATACTTGTCAATAGCAACGGGCAAATTATCAGATCAGATGTGGTTGGAGCTTTGAAAATGAGAACGTATCTGAG tggcATGCCGGAGTGCAAGCTTGGCCTAAATGATAGAGTATTATTGGAGGCCCAAGGTCGAACAACAAAGGGAAAGGCAATTGATTTGGATGACATAAAGTTCCATCA GTGTGTACGCTTGGCCCGCTTCGAAAATGATAGGACAATCTCCTTTATACCTCCTGATGGATCTTTTGACCTTATGACATACAGACTCAGTACTCAG GTAAAGCCACTTATCTGGGTGGAAGCCCAAGTAGAAAGGCATTCAAGAAGTCGTATTGAGATCATGGTAAAAGCAAGGAGCCAGTTCAAGGAGCGCAG TACTGCTACAAATGTTGAAATTGAGTTGCCAGTTCCTGCTGATTCTACGAATCCAAATGTTCGAACTTCAATGGGTTCTGCGGCGTATGCGCCAGAAAATGATGCGCTTGTCTGGAAAATAAAATCCTTTCCTGGTGGCAAG GAGTATATGTTGAGGGCTGAATTCAGTCTACCCAGTATAACAGCTGAAGAAGCCACTCCTGAGAGAAAGGCCCCCATACGCGTGAAGTTTGAGATACCATATTTCACTGTCTCTGGCATACAG GTGCGGTACCTGAAGATTATTGAAAAGAGCGGCTACCAGGCTCTTCCCTGGGTGAGATACATCACTATGGCAGGCGAGTATGAACTGAGGCTTATCTGA
- the LOC104433515 gene encoding lipase isoform X1: MIRFGVLGLQLSELFVSSAVHLLYGFYIFSSAVAGDLYQAFRECLCKPSPNLDESRDPAAATHVENLPPIVLVHGIFGFGKGRLGGLSYFAGAEKKDERVLVPDLGSLTSVYDRARELFYYLKGGQVDYGEEHSVACGHSQFGRIYEQGHYPEWDEDHPIHFVGHSAGAQVVRVLQQMLADKAFNGYENTSENWVLSITALSGAFNGTTRTYLDGMRPEDGKTMKAVCLLQLCRLGVIVYDWLDIPWLKAYYNFGFDHFGISWKKVGIWGLLNCILGNTGPFASGDWILPDLTIQGSMRLNSHLHTFPNTFYFSYATKRTRKILGLTVPSSVLGIHPLFFIRVLQMSQWRHPPDVPPPYKGYRDEDWQDNDGALNIMSMTHPRLPIEHPSHYVVSDADCQPLEPGIWYYKMVEADHMLFIVNRERAGVQFDLIYDSIFQRCRKHVFRKSLPTLPNNIVADDE; this comes from the exons ATGATAAGGTTCGGGGTGCTGGGGCTGCAGCTGTCGGAGCTGTTCGTGAGCTCGGCGGTGCATTTGCTTTATGGGTTTTACATATTCAGCTCGGCCGTCGCCGGCGATCTATATCAGGCGTTTCGAGAATGCCTCTGCAAGCCAAGCCCGAATCTTGACGAAAGCAGAgacccggcggcggcgacccaTGTTGAGAATTTGCCTCCTATTGTGTTGGTTCATGGAATCTTTGGATTTGGGAAGGGG AGATTGGGAGGCTTATCTTATTTTGCGGGGGCAGAGAAGAAGGACGAGAGAGTTTTGGTGCCTGATTTGGGATCTTTAACCAGTGTATACGACAG GGCTCGCGAACTGTTCTATTATTTGAAAGGCGGGCAAGTCGATTATGGCGAGGAACATAGTGTGGCTTGTGGGCACTCGCAGTTTGGGCGGATCTACGAACAAG GGCATTATCCGGAATGGGATGAAGATCATCCAATCCACTTTGTGGGGCATTCGGCGGGAGCGCAGGTTGTTCGGGTTTTGCAACAGATGCTTGCTGATAAG GCTTTTAATGGGTATGAGAACACTTCTGAGAACTGGGTGTTGAGTATCACAGCCTTATCAGGGGCATTCAATGGGACCACAAGAACCTACTTAGATGGAATGCG GCCAGAGGATGGAAAGACAATGAAGGCGGTATGTCTGCTTCAGCTTTGCCGTCTCGGAGTGATAGTATACGATTGGCTTGACATCCCATGGCTGAAAGCCTATTACAATTTTGGTTTTGATCATTTTGGCATTTCTTGGAAGAAAGTAGGGATTTGGGGTCTGTTAAATTGCATATTGGGAAATACAGGCCCCTTTGCCTCTGGCGATTGGATTCTCCCAGACCTCACGATTCAAGGGTCGATGCGATTGAACAGCCATCTGCATACTTTCCCCAATACCTTTTATTTCAGTTACGCCACCAAGCGTACTCGAAAGATCCTCGGCCTCACAGTTCCTTCAAGCGTACTAGGCATCCACCCTCTGTTTTTTATAAGGGTGCTTCAGATGAGTCAATGGCGGCATCCTCCAGATGTTCCTCCTCCTTACAAAGGCTACAG GGACGAAGATTGGCAGGATAATGATGGAGCACTCAACATTATGTCCATGACTCACCCACGCCTCCCGATCGAACATCCTAGTCATTATGTCGTGTCGGACGCCGATTGCCAACCTCTGGAACCAGGCATCTG GTACTACAAGATGGTGGAAGCTGATCACATGCTGTTCATTGTGAACCGTGAGAGAGCCGGAGTTCAGTTCGATCTCATATATGATAGCATCTTCCAACGATGCCGAAAGCATGTTTTTAGAAAATCTCTGCCAACATTGCCGAATAACATAGTTGCTGATGATGAGTAG
- the LOC104433515 gene encoding lipase isoform X2 — MRLGGLSYFAGAEKKDERVLVPDLGSLTSVYDRARELFYYLKGGQVDYGEEHSVACGHSQFGRIYEQGHYPEWDEDHPIHFVGHSAGAQVVRVLQQMLADKAFNGYENTSENWVLSITALSGAFNGTTRTYLDGMRPEDGKTMKAVCLLQLCRLGVIVYDWLDIPWLKAYYNFGFDHFGISWKKVGIWGLLNCILGNTGPFASGDWILPDLTIQGSMRLNSHLHTFPNTFYFSYATKRTRKILGLTVPSSVLGIHPLFFIRVLQMSQWRHPPDVPPPYKGYRDEDWQDNDGALNIMSMTHPRLPIEHPSHYVVSDADCQPLEPGIWYYKMVEADHMLFIVNRERAGVQFDLIYDSIFQRCRKHVFRKSLPTLPNNIVADDE, encoded by the exons ATG AGATTGGGAGGCTTATCTTATTTTGCGGGGGCAGAGAAGAAGGACGAGAGAGTTTTGGTGCCTGATTTGGGATCTTTAACCAGTGTATACGACAG GGCTCGCGAACTGTTCTATTATTTGAAAGGCGGGCAAGTCGATTATGGCGAGGAACATAGTGTGGCTTGTGGGCACTCGCAGTTTGGGCGGATCTACGAACAAG GGCATTATCCGGAATGGGATGAAGATCATCCAATCCACTTTGTGGGGCATTCGGCGGGAGCGCAGGTTGTTCGGGTTTTGCAACAGATGCTTGCTGATAAG GCTTTTAATGGGTATGAGAACACTTCTGAGAACTGGGTGTTGAGTATCACAGCCTTATCAGGGGCATTCAATGGGACCACAAGAACCTACTTAGATGGAATGCG GCCAGAGGATGGAAAGACAATGAAGGCGGTATGTCTGCTTCAGCTTTGCCGTCTCGGAGTGATAGTATACGATTGGCTTGACATCCCATGGCTGAAAGCCTATTACAATTTTGGTTTTGATCATTTTGGCATTTCTTGGAAGAAAGTAGGGATTTGGGGTCTGTTAAATTGCATATTGGGAAATACAGGCCCCTTTGCCTCTGGCGATTGGATTCTCCCAGACCTCACGATTCAAGGGTCGATGCGATTGAACAGCCATCTGCATACTTTCCCCAATACCTTTTATTTCAGTTACGCCACCAAGCGTACTCGAAAGATCCTCGGCCTCACAGTTCCTTCAAGCGTACTAGGCATCCACCCTCTGTTTTTTATAAGGGTGCTTCAGATGAGTCAATGGCGGCATCCTCCAGATGTTCCTCCTCCTTACAAAGGCTACAG GGACGAAGATTGGCAGGATAATGATGGAGCACTCAACATTATGTCCATGACTCACCCACGCCTCCCGATCGAACATCCTAGTCATTATGTCGTGTCGGACGCCGATTGCCAACCTCTGGAACCAGGCATCTG GTACTACAAGATGGTGGAAGCTGATCACATGCTGTTCATTGTGAACCGTGAGAGAGCCGGAGTTCAGTTCGATCTCATATATGATAGCATCTTCCAACGATGCCGAAAGCATGTTTTTAGAAAATCTCTGCCAACATTGCCGAATAACATAGTTGCTGATGATGAGTAG